The following proteins are encoded in a genomic region of Ostrea edulis chromosome 7, xbOstEdul1.1, whole genome shotgun sequence:
- the LOC125670947 gene encoding uncharacterized protein LOC125670947, which translates to MYFYTDLTFLVANWLLNNATFHNYLTICCKMCIVTGTMPPKPSQRLSAKRRRVNSPGNLKAPNFTCASDSVRNDPNPIQTSSSRMNTLASQIDYAELAKHIVAQQRQQGTELQQEASAQPQTISDSTPVSSSMLNGSEGNQDVSASNLSSLLDNVFTGGSSSGATPGHTTNGGSSTAVANLSSVTQTILRASLSVSTRVAYKHSWELYRAMSPNIVSLPLPLQSICNFIGYLFEKQYSASSIDSNISALSYVHKLLDVKDPTQSFIVKKLLRGCHKLTPSKDTRLPVTKEILCKLLNATDFTVPQALNKLLLKALYLLSFNAFLRLGEVVIKSLSDCNKVIQVQDVSFRMKGKDPLSLQITINHHKSQKNSDPVIITIQSNPHSAHCPVLSLYRYKSSFPHASGPLFQFTNGVPVPYSYVCGQLSKAAIFVGLDPRRYKGHSFRIGAATHAAQLGFSENYIQHLGRWNPNVLHRYIRIQSFKL; encoded by the exons ATGTATTTCTATACTGATTTGACATTTCTCGTGGCAAATTGGTTGCTAAATAATGCCACCTTTCATAattatttgacaatttgttgTAAAATGTGTATTGTTACAGGAACAATGCCACCCAAGCCCAGCCAGCGCCTGTCAGCGAAGCGCAGGAGAGTTAACTCTCCGGGTAATTTAAAAGCTCCCAATTTCACATGTGCAAGTGATTCAGTACGAAATGATCCGAATCCCATTCAAACAAGTTCAAGTAGAATGAACACTTTAGCCTCACAAATAGACTATGCAGAATTAGCAAAGCATATAGTTGCCCAACAGAGACAACAAGGAACAGAACTGCAGCAGGAGGCATCAGCACAGCCACAAACTATAAGTGACAGTACACCCGTGAGCTCATCTATGTTAAATGGCAGTGAGGGAAATCAGGATGTGTCGGCCTCCAACTTAAGTTCCTTGTTGGACAATGTTTTTACAG GAGGCTCGTCGTCTGGCGCCACTCCTGGACATACAACCAACGGCGGTTCCTCCACAGCTGTTGCAAATTTGAGTTCTGTCACCCAGACAATCTTAAGGGCTTCTTTGTCAGTTTCAACTAGGGTTGCATACAAACACTCGTGGGAGCTGTACAGGGCGATGTCTCCAAATATAGTTTCACTACCTCTGCCTTTGCAGAGCATTTGTAATTTTATAGGATATCTGTTTGAAAAACAGTATAGTGCCAGTAGTATTGACTCTAATATATCAGCTCTCAGCTATGTTCATAAGCTATTGGATGTTAAAGACCCTACTCAATCTTTCATTGTAAAGAAACTTTTGAGGGGATGTCACAAGCTAACTCCTTCTAAGGATACTAGATTGCCCGTTACGAAAGAAATACTTTGTAAATTACTTAATGCCACAGACTTTACTGTTCCCCAGGCTCTCAACAAATTGCTGCTCAAAGCTCTGTATTTACTTAGCTTTAATGCTTTCCTCCGTTTAGGTGAAGTTGTCATCAAATCACTCTCAGACTGCAATAAGGTAATTCAGGTTCAAGATGTTTCCTTCCGAATGAAAGGAAAAGACCCACTTTCTCTTCAAATAACCATAAACCACCACAAATCTCAAAAGAACAGTGACCCTGTCATTATCACAATTCAAAGTAACCCACATAGTGCACATTGCCCAGTGCTTAGTCTATATCGCTATAAAAGCTCCTTTCCACATGCATCAGGTCCATTATTTCAATTCACCAATGGGGTTCCAGTTCCTTATTCTTATGTTTGTGGGCAGCTGTCCAAAGCAGCAATATTTGTAGGTCTTGACCCCAGACGTTACAAAGGTCATAGTTTTCGCATTGGAGCTGCCACTCATGCTGCTCAGTTAGGTTTCTCAGAAAATTATATTCAGCATTTAGGTCGTTGGAATCCAAATGTGTTACATCGGTACATAAGAATACAATCTTTCAAACTATAA